A region of Chlamydia crocodili DNA encodes the following proteins:
- a CDS encoding FtsK/SpoIIIE family DNA translocase, with translation MVRERQKSKSALFPSIPFAVRASIYLFLACFSGLSLWSFHNTQPCTQNWIGLLGWSLSSFLLYCFGAASFLIPPYFLWLSFLNIRKTPSKILHRKALAFACIPICSAILLSMFSPVQVLPHVLDARLPKFILGINPPVSYLGGIPFYILYAGQSFCLKHLIGSVGTGLIFSFILFFSIFYLCGGIVLIKKKILQRFLKNRFQACWRICKSILKRLTNKQNYLPKPSIKVPSAPIARNDSRKLPTPVVSLPIEKGDLFDDSHITPQDSSEKATLFLAPHPQKRILSTFTKPQNTIQKESKITVLPQSLPPPSKRVEKSPPMDLSTFGGGNSELPQYHLLSKSDNSKPESLREELQKKGMLLQQTLESFGIDADIGNICFGPTLAAFEVQPHTGVKVQKIKALENDIALNLQASSIRIIAPIPGKAAVGIEIPNPYPQPVNFRDLLEDYQKQNHKLQVPLLLGKKANGDNFWADLATMPHLIIAGTTGSGKSVCINTIVMSLIMTTLPSDIKLVIVDPKKVELTGYSQLPHMLTPVITESRDAHSALVWLVKEMELRYEILRFLGLRNIQAFNSRERNVEVEASFDKEIPEKMPFLVGIIDELADLLLSSSQDIETPIIRLAQMARAVGIHLILATQRPSRDVITGLIKANFPSRIAFKVANKVNSQIIIDEPGAENLMGNGDMLVVSPSSFGAVRAQGAYICDEDINKVIKDLCSRFPTKYVIPSFDTYEDFVGDDSADRDPLYNQAKTLVLQTGNASTTFLQRKLKIGYARAASLIDQLEEARIIGPSEGAKPRQILIQMPPQEG, from the coding sequence ATGGTAAGAGAGCGACAGAAATCTAAATCTGCCTTATTTCCTTCAATTCCCTTCGCGGTTAGGGCGAGTATCTATTTGTTTTTGGCTTGTTTTTCAGGTCTAAGTTTATGGAGTTTTCATAATACCCAGCCGTGCACCCAAAACTGGATAGGATTGCTAGGATGGTCTTTAAGTTCCTTTCTTTTATATTGCTTCGGAGCAGCGTCTTTTCTTATTCCACCATATTTTTTGTGGCTATCCTTTCTAAATATAAGAAAAACGCCTTCAAAGATCCTGCATCGTAAGGCACTTGCATTTGCATGCATTCCTATTTGTTCAGCAATATTGCTGTCGATGTTTTCTCCTGTACAAGTGTTACCTCATGTTTTAGACGCCCGTCTTCCTAAATTTATTTTAGGGATTAATCCTCCTGTTTCTTATTTAGGAGGAATTCCTTTCTATATTCTTTATGCTGGACAATCTTTCTGTTTGAAACATTTGATTGGTTCCGTGGGTACCGGTCTTATCTTTTCATTTATATTGTTCTTTTCTATTTTTTATCTCTGTGGAGGTATAGTCCTAATTAAAAAAAAAATTCTGCAAAGATTCCTCAAAAACAGATTTCAAGCCTGTTGGCGTATTTGCAAAAGCATTTTAAAAAGACTAACCAATAAACAAAATTATCTCCCAAAACCTTCAATTAAAGTTCCTTCTGCTCCTATAGCAAGGAATGATTCAAGGAAGCTCCCGACTCCAGTTGTTTCCCTACCAATAGAAAAGGGAGATTTATTTGATGATTCACATATAACTCCCCAAGATTCTTCAGAAAAAGCAACTCTTTTTCTAGCTCCTCATCCTCAAAAACGTATTTTATCTACATTCACAAAACCACAAAATACAATTCAGAAAGAATCTAAGATTACCGTATTACCTCAGTCCTTACCTCCACCAAGTAAGAGAGTTGAAAAATCCCCCCCTATGGATTTATCAACATTTGGAGGAGGGAATTCCGAACTACCTCAATATCATCTGTTGAGTAAAAGTGACAATTCAAAACCTGAGTCCCTTCGTGAGGAACTTCAAAAAAAAGGCATGCTTTTACAACAAACTTTAGAAAGTTTTGGAATAGATGCTGATATCGGGAATATTTGTTTCGGTCCCACGCTAGCCGCATTTGAAGTACAACCTCATACAGGTGTAAAGGTTCAAAAAATAAAAGCTTTAGAAAATGATATAGCTTTGAATTTGCAAGCTTCGAGCATTCGTATTATTGCACCTATTCCCGGTAAAGCAGCTGTCGGTATTGAAATTCCTAATCCCTACCCACAACCAGTAAATTTCCGCGACTTATTAGAAGATTATCAAAAACAAAATCATAAGTTACAGGTTCCTCTTTTACTTGGGAAAAAAGCCAATGGCGATAATTTCTGGGCAGACTTAGCAACTATGCCTCATTTAATTATTGCGGGGACAACAGGATCAGGAAAATCCGTTTGCATCAATACGATTGTCATGTCTTTGATCATGACAACACTACCTTCTGATATCAAACTTGTCATCGTCGATCCGAAAAAAGTAGAGCTCACTGGGTATTCCCAACTCCCCCATATGTTAACTCCTGTGATTACAGAATCTCGCGATGCTCATAGTGCCCTAGTCTGGCTCGTTAAAGAAATGGAACTTCGTTATGAAATTCTAAGATTTTTGGGCCTTAGAAATATTCAGGCTTTTAATTCTCGTGAACGCAATGTTGAAGTAGAAGCCTCTTTTGATAAAGAAATCCCAGAAAAAATGCCTTTCCTTGTGGGTATTATCGATGAGCTTGCTGATCTTTTACTTTCCTCTTCTCAGGATATAGAAACACCTATCATTCGTTTAGCACAAATGGCAAGAGCTGTTGGCATTCATCTAATCTTAGCCACGCAAAGGCCTTCTCGTGACGTAATTACAGGATTGATTAAAGCCAACTTTCCTTCTCGGATTGCATTTAAAGTCGCTAACAAAGTGAATAGTCAAATTATTATAGACGAGCCTGGGGCAGAAAATCTCATGGGAAATGGAGACATGTTAGTTGTTTCTCCCTCCTCTTTTGGAGCAGTTCGTGCTCAAGGAGCTTATATTTGCGATGAAGACATTAATAAAGTCATAAAAGATCTATGTTCCCGGTTCCCTACAAAATATGTTATTCCTTCATTTGATACTTATGAAGACTTTGTGGGAGATGATTCAGCAGATAGAGATCCGCTATATAACCAAGCAAAAACTCTTGTTTTGCAAACAGGAAATGCTTCTACGACTTTCTTACAAAGAAAACTTAAAATTGGCTATGCTAGAGCAGCTAGTTTGATAGATCAGCTTGAAGAGGCGAGAATCATTGGTCCTTCAGAAGGCGCGAAGCCTCGTCAAATCTTAATACAAATGCCTCCACAAGAAGGATAA
- the nqrF gene encoding NADH:ubiquinone reductase (Na(+)-transporting) subunit F, with amino-acid sequence MTWLSGLYFISIASLVFCVIGLILSGIILISRKFLVKIHPCKLKINDDDSLTKTVDSGRTLLSSLLDSGIPIPSPCGGKATCKQCKVKIVKDADQPLETDRATFSKQQLEQGWRLSCQTKVQHDMCLEIEERYLNASSWEGTVVSNDNVATFIKELVVSVSPEHPIPFKPGGYLQISVPAYKTNTSDWKQTMAPEYHSDWEHFNLFDQTIDNSLLESDSANKAYSLASYPAELPVIKFNIRIATPPFINNAPNPEIPWGICSSYIFSLKPGDKITVSGPYGESFMKENNRPLIFLIGGAGSSFGRSHILDLLLDKHSTRDITLWYGARSLKENIYQEEYEKLEKNFSNFHYHLVLSEPLPEDIASGWDKNDPEKTNFLFRAFELGQLSKLSNPEDYLYYVCGPPLHNSSILKLLDNYGVERSSIVLDDFGS; translated from the coding sequence ATGACTTGGCTTTCAGGCCTATATTTTATCAGCATTGCTAGTTTAGTATTTTGTGTTATAGGTTTGATACTTTCTGGGATCATTCTTATTTCCCGCAAATTCCTAGTTAAAATTCATCCTTGCAAGCTAAAAATTAATGACGACGATTCTCTTACAAAAACAGTAGATAGCGGTCGTACTCTGCTATCTTCTCTTTTAGATTCGGGTATTCCTATACCTTCTCCGTGTGGAGGCAAGGCTACTTGTAAACAGTGTAAGGTAAAAATCGTAAAAGACGCTGATCAACCTTTAGAAACAGATCGTGCTACTTTTTCAAAGCAACAGCTAGAACAAGGTTGGCGTCTTTCCTGCCAAACAAAAGTTCAGCATGATATGTGTTTGGAAATAGAAGAACGTTATTTAAATGCTTCTTCTTGGGAGGGCACAGTTGTTTCTAATGATAACGTAGCAACGTTCATAAAAGAACTTGTTGTATCTGTTAGCCCTGAACATCCTATTCCCTTTAAACCCGGGGGATATCTACAAATTAGCGTTCCTGCGTATAAAACCAATACTTCTGATTGGAAGCAAACTATGGCTCCTGAATACCATAGTGATTGGGAACATTTTAATTTGTTTGATCAGACTATAGACAATAGTCTCCTAGAATCAGATTCTGCAAATAAAGCATATTCTCTAGCCTCATATCCTGCAGAACTTCCTGTTATTAAATTCAATATCCGTATTGCAACGCCACCTTTTATTAATAATGCTCCCAACCCAGAGATCCCTTGGGGAATATGCTCATCGTATATTTTTTCATTAAAACCTGGAGACAAGATTACTGTTTCGGGCCCTTATGGAGAATCCTTCATGAAAGAAAACAACCGTCCCCTAATTTTCTTAATCGGTGGTGCGGGTTCTTCATTCGGTAGAAGTCATATTTTAGATCTCTTATTAGACAAGCATTCTACAAGAGATATTACATTATGGTACGGAGCTCGCTCTCTAAAAGAGAATATCTATCAAGAAGAGTACGAAAAATTAGAGAAGAACTTTTCTAATTTCCATTACCATTTAGTATTATCAGAACCTCTTCCCGAAGATATTGCTTCAGGTTGGGATAAGAATGATCCCGAAAAAACAAATTTCCTCTTCCGAGCTTTTGAGCTTGGTCAGCTCAGTAAATTGAGTAATCCTGAAGATTATCTATATTATGTATGCGGCCCACCGCTACACAATAGTAGTATTCTAAAATTACTCGATAACTACGGTGTAGAACGATCTTCTATAGTTCTCGATGATTTCGGCAGCTAG
- the hctA gene encoding histone H1-like protein HctA, which translates to MALKDTAKKMKDLLESIQHDLDKAERGNKAAAQRVRTDSIKLEKIAKLYRKESIKAEKSGLMKRKPVTKAKKATATKKPVKSASKPKAKVKARPKVKAKAAPKAKAKAPAKKTPAKAKKSSKSRSLRK; encoded by the coding sequence ATGGCGCTAAAAGATACGGCAAAAAAAATGAAAGATCTGTTGGAAAGTATCCAACATGACTTAGACAAAGCCGAAAGAGGAAATAAAGCAGCAGCTCAGCGAGTACGTACTGACTCCATCAAATTAGAGAAGATTGCTAAGCTGTATAGAAAAGAATCGATCAAAGCTGAAAAGTCTGGTTTGATGAAACGCAAGCCTGTAACAAAAGCTAAAAAAGCTACTGCCACTAAAAAGCCTGTAAAATCTGCATCTAAGCCTAAGGCAAAAGTAAAAGCTAGACCGAAAGTAAAAGCTAAAGCAGCTCCTAAAGCAAAAGCAAAAGCCCCCGCAAAAAAGACTCCAGCAAAAGCAAAAAAAAGCTCTAAATCTCGCTCCCTAAGAAAATAA
- a CDS encoding class I SAM-dependent RNA methyltransferase — protein sequence MPTVMNCKHLGICGGCSSPQTAYVDSLKTKEHLLHELFSPIFPPSEILPVIPCDPILRGRNKMEFSFFQTNDGKKSLGFITPTKPKQGVPITECLMIHEHAVNILDLTRIWWDNHPELTAYYPPFNKGSLCTLTVRIGNPKQTFMVILTTSAREEYAVRKELIEEWKNALINSNLPITSIVWEERVSVKNSPTYFRSHLIHGEPFIKQTLILPKDGNSGVFHVRPRSFFQPQSLQGAKIIEIAKEFMDPRGSETLLDLYCGAGTIGIMLSAYVKKVIGVEIVPDAIDSAKENILINKKENLIEVHLEDVKTFCRRHQDCPPPDVVVIDPPRCGMQNKVLKYLLRIFPKKIIYISCNPKIQFEECCSLISAGYCIKKIQPLDQFPHSPHLENIILLEREDNP from the coding sequence ATGCCTACAGTAATGAATTGTAAACATCTGGGTATTTGTGGAGGATGTTCCTCTCCCCAAACTGCCTATGTTGATTCTTTAAAAACTAAAGAACATCTTTTACATGAACTTTTTTCTCCTATTTTTCCTCCTTCAGAAATTCTTCCAGTGATTCCTTGCGATCCAATATTACGAGGGAGAAATAAGATGGAGTTCTCATTTTTCCAAACAAATGACGGAAAGAAAAGTCTAGGATTCATTACGCCTACAAAACCTAAACAGGGTGTTCCTATTACAGAATGTCTCATGATTCATGAACACGCTGTCAATATTCTAGATCTTACACGGATTTGGTGGGATAACCATCCTGAACTTACAGCTTACTATCCTCCTTTTAATAAAGGTTCTCTCTGTACTCTTACTGTGCGTATCGGAAATCCAAAACAGACATTCATGGTTATTTTAACAACATCGGCAAGAGAAGAGTATGCTGTTAGAAAAGAGCTTATTGAGGAATGGAAAAATGCTCTTATAAATTCTAACCTTCCTATTACCTCCATCGTTTGGGAAGAAAGAGTCAGCGTAAAAAATTCTCCGACTTATTTCCGTTCTCACTTAATTCATGGCGAACCATTTATTAAACAAACATTAATACTCCCTAAAGATGGTAATTCTGGAGTGTTTCACGTGCGCCCTAGAAGCTTCTTTCAACCCCAAAGTCTTCAAGGAGCAAAAATTATTGAAATTGCTAAAGAGTTTATGGATCCACGAGGATCCGAAACATTGCTCGATCTCTATTGTGGGGCAGGAACTATAGGCATTATGCTCTCTGCCTACGTAAAAAAGGTTATAGGAGTAGAAATTGTCCCAGATGCTATAGACTCTGCAAAAGAAAATATCTTAATAAATAAAAAAGAAAATCTCATTGAAGTACATTTAGAAGATGTCAAAACATTTTGTAGAAGACATCAAGACTGTCCTCCTCCTGATGTCGTTGTTATTGACCCTCCACGTTGTGGAATGCAAAATAAAGTTCTTAAATATCTTCTGAGAATTTTTCCAAAAAAAATTATTTACATCTCTTGTAATCCTAAAATACAGTTTGAGGAGTGTTGTAGTTTAATTTCTGCGGGTTATTGTATTAAAAAAATTCAACCTCTAGATCAGTTTCCCCATTCTCCGCACTTAGAAAATATTATTTTGCTAGAAAGGGAAGATAACCCCTAG
- a CDS encoding tetratricopeptide repeat protein, with the protein MKVCLRACVCVFQFCLIVSVGVLSAAPTQQLFFGHYCADLHTVLKSGIDCDEAFSAFVERVISEKTMLSPRDWETIASLTRQYVQVKIKQDDRSTSKDIVRKLLSVVTIPPHIRSEIRLAWQRLNPDGVSLRDLITQFHNIGSGRETLEDNLLLQLYSMTLHSSYEDRKQEILIMKERGNYDEALRLCEKLSHSVEAGACSPHPDVIDIEKIFLRKMVLGLEIEKARETKASCESLLLPYCQAEKDYAQSIDKLVSRIARGEVQRAHEVDVLLLAHALYTLPWNQQEGIRELEVLIDHGNYLQSTLLYYGYFSLLEIYHQIKNFSAMQRLLVAGESIFVLEHAYFPEYSFFLGCYSYEKQDFIKSREIFLSILDHATRLGVTLARVYEYLGCIYCRQQQYGEAEDFFLRAYKSWSREEAGLGLFLTYALQKKIDSCKEFSSKSHFSFLYCRILKSLDALFIKEDHGSSSNIVKVCESLKGNSRISIEDIYHYFIYDMIQRYKIHNDSPILSLINLHIDLAEQNYLEKAKEREADSEYSRALTLWLAFRRGELSKEVSSAIEIGPSAPLEDLAKCCFSSLYYKNTESSASLTTVFSQERSSLQSTIRLVWALTRKCRENLELYCDNLDLRLYGDRLYLLAYDIEDYLSGKDTALFHLSRFQELFPHSSLLSLVYYLQGYMESSLIRKISWFIKALDEFSEVTLSGENAKAWTYIYYTLKLDLADAYLAFGNTSRAIEVFEEIKGDWQTPKHPQVILIEEITNRVAMEMRWVSGLACAYEKLNEKEKLTQHLLDHIEKRLLEMSPRREYFGEMLTTTLSLCERFLPLNGSDNTIS; encoded by the coding sequence ATGAAAGTATGTCTTCGCGCTTGTGTATGCGTTTTTCAATTTTGTTTAATTGTCAGTGTGGGAGTTCTCAGTGCGGCTCCAACTCAGCAGTTGTTTTTCGGCCATTATTGTGCAGATCTACATACAGTATTGAAATCTGGAATCGATTGTGATGAAGCTTTTTCAGCATTTGTAGAACGTGTAATTTCTGAAAAAACAATGTTATCTCCTAGAGATTGGGAAACTATAGCATCACTAACGCGTCAGTACGTACAGGTGAAAATAAAACAAGACGATAGATCGACAAGTAAAGATATAGTAAGAAAATTATTATCCGTAGTTACAATTCCTCCTCATATCAGATCTGAAATACGTCTTGCTTGGCAGAGATTGAATCCCGATGGTGTTTCTCTTAGGGATTTGATAACACAATTTCATAATATTGGCAGTGGTAGAGAAACTTTAGAGGATAATCTTCTTCTTCAGCTCTATAGTATGACTTTACACAGTAGTTATGAGGATCGAAAACAAGAGATTCTTATAATGAAGGAACGAGGAAATTACGATGAAGCTTTAAGATTGTGTGAGAAACTTTCTCATAGTGTTGAAGCAGGTGCGTGTAGTCCCCATCCTGATGTCATTGATATAGAGAAGATTTTTTTAAGGAAAATGGTCTTAGGATTGGAAATTGAGAAAGCACGAGAGACTAAGGCTTCCTGTGAATCTTTATTATTACCCTATTGTCAGGCTGAAAAAGATTACGCGCAATCTATTGATAAATTAGTATCGAGGATAGCACGGGGAGAAGTACAGCGTGCTCATGAAGTTGATGTACTTCTTCTTGCTCATGCTTTGTATACACTTCCATGGAATCAACAAGAAGGCATTCGCGAATTAGAAGTTCTTATAGATCATGGAAACTATTTACAATCGACATTACTTTATTATGGTTACTTTTCATTATTAGAAATCTATCATCAAATCAAAAATTTCTCAGCTATGCAGAGACTACTAGTAGCTGGAGAATCTATATTTGTTTTGGAACATGCTTATTTCCCAGAATATAGTTTTTTCCTGGGTTGCTATAGCTATGAAAAACAAGATTTCATAAAATCTCGAGAAATTTTCTTATCTATTTTAGATCATGCTACTAGATTAGGAGTGACTTTAGCTCGAGTATATGAATATTTAGGATGTATTTATTGCCGACAACAACAGTACGGCGAAGCTGAGGATTTTTTTCTTAGGGCTTATAAAAGTTGGAGTCGTGAAGAGGCAGGTTTAGGATTATTTCTTACCTATGCTCTTCAAAAAAAAATAGATTCTTGTAAAGAGTTCTCCTCTAAATCCCATTTTTCATTTCTATATTGTAGGATTCTCAAATCTCTAGATGCGTTATTTATAAAAGAAGATCATGGATCTTCGTCTAATATTGTTAAAGTCTGTGAATCATTAAAGGGTAACAGTAGAATATCCATTGAGGATATCTATCATTATTTTATCTATGATATGATACAGCGTTATAAGATTCATAATGACAGCCCTATACTTTCCCTCATTAACTTACACATAGATCTAGCTGAACAAAACTATTTAGAAAAAGCCAAAGAGAGAGAGGCGGACAGTGAATATAGTAGAGCTTTAACTTTATGGTTGGCATTTCGTCGTGGAGAACTATCTAAAGAAGTATCTTCTGCCATTGAGATAGGCCCATCTGCACCATTAGAAGATCTTGCGAAATGTTGCTTTTCTTCTCTATATTACAAAAATACAGAATCTAGTGCGTCGTTAACAACTGTCTTTTCTCAAGAACGTTCTTCGCTACAATCTACTATTAGGTTAGTTTGGGCATTAACAAGAAAGTGTAGAGAGAATCTAGAGCTTTATTGCGATAATCTAGATCTTCGTTTGTATGGAGATCGTTTGTATCTTCTTGCCTATGATATAGAAGACTATCTTTCGGGGAAAGATACCGCTCTATTTCATTTGTCTCGTTTCCAAGAACTCTTTCCTCATTCTTCATTATTATCTTTGGTTTATTATCTTCAAGGATATATGGAATCCTCTCTAATTAGAAAAATTAGTTGGTTTATCAAAGCTTTAGATGAATTTTCAGAAGTCACCTTATCCGGAGAAAATGCTAAAGCTTGGACATATATATACTATACTTTGAAGTTGGATCTTGCTGATGCTTATCTTGCATTCGGAAATACTTCGCGAGCCATTGAGGTTTTTGAAGAGATAAAAGGAGATTGGCAAACACCTAAGCATCCGCAGGTGATCCTTATTGAAGAAATTACCAATCGCGTAGCCATGGAAATGCGTTGGGTATCCGGACTCGCTTGCGCTTATGAGAAACTTAATGAAAAAGAAAAACTGACTCAGCATCTCCTGGATCATATTGAAAAAAGATTACTCGAAATGTCTCCACGACGGGAATATTTCGGAGAGATGTTAACCACAACGCTTTCTCTTTGTGAACGTTTCCTTCCTTTAAATGGAAGCGACAACACGATAAGCTGA
- a CDS encoding DUF687 family protein, which translates to MSTPIRNSTPDRFLASIPQYPLEDGEVSFSNRSSLLSNVSSNDSESNLESNATESLRLSDLQSIQESIDTTSSASPVTSLVSVSITSESDVSYGDSTHLFTHGREHPSTHGYHVPIFDAVYESPTISPTPAPLVGVGYTNGSQSGYYGAQNEAMHLSQLLGGREVVGIYNDGSGRFSSFFCRRDPNNISPVSQAILDTWDAFFASHPGGSVFIHYFFGNGAEHIQEAIQRTRHARNIVLVGICPSHYPNHPRSFYFRVPGDFFSCMDAEGFSRSGVTTLPYSSASLGFFWVHFHDPAFNNAIVNTFMLTAGVDAVATNVTSESSVVEIGESSPLNGNDREESFGVVGYSVQGVSITRSSSPNVFARIQTLINMPDSDVQAEEIALPPQNFLDRAAEVVTNIMRVSDAASILWIFPIVDNNLNGALLAVSILFFGIDGICSVFLMLTNPRARRERYRNMRIAALCFRAFGPVVNLYDVINNIRMAARSTITQCTVALYGLVTFFGWTMLGRDLLEYTAPGLRDVLFNRCLRWFGNNGDQNNEQTESQNRGRVRVRRQNVDSHYRVIGIVNTTVFGIFLTFLSAMTTLGGLEVAPSCRYNATTNTTIDIIPTGNVSFIEGFSNGRAYAVSQATHMVFSFLAMMIYAMSLIRMLRSNNR; encoded by the coding sequence ATGTCTACCCCTATACGTAATTCTACTCCGGATAGATTTTTAGCATCTATTCCGCAATATCCTTTAGAAGATGGAGAAGTATCGTTCTCAAATCGATCTAGTTTACTTAGTAACGTCTCTTCCAATGATTCTGAATCTAATCTAGAATCTAATGCAACTGAATCTCTTCGACTCAGTGATCTACAATCTATACAAGAATCTATTGATACAACGAGTTCAGCGAGTCCAGTCACATCTCTAGTATCCGTATCTATTACTTCAGAATCAGATGTTAGTTACGGAGACTCTACACATTTATTTACTCATGGTAGGGAGCATCCCTCTACACATGGATACCATGTACCTATTTTTGATGCTGTTTATGAAAGCCCTACAATATCTCCTACCCCTGCACCTTTAGTTGGAGTGGGGTATACAAATGGGAGTCAATCGGGATATTATGGAGCTCAAAATGAGGCTATGCATTTGAGCCAATTATTAGGAGGTAGAGAGGTTGTAGGAATCTATAATGATGGAAGTGGAAGATTTTCATCATTTTTCTGTAGAAGAGATCCGAACAACATATCACCAGTTTCTCAAGCTATCTTAGATACTTGGGATGCTTTCTTTGCCTCTCATCCTGGAGGCAGTGTTTTTATTCATTATTTTTTTGGAAATGGTGCGGAGCATATTCAAGAAGCCATTCAACGTACAAGACACGCTCGTAATATAGTTTTAGTAGGAATTTGTCCTTCGCATTATCCTAATCACCCTCGGTCTTTTTATTTTAGAGTTCCTGGAGATTTCTTTTCCTGTATGGATGCCGAAGGATTTTCAAGATCTGGGGTAACAACGCTGCCATATTCTTCTGCAAGTTTAGGTTTTTTCTGGGTGCATTTTCATGATCCTGCTTTTAATAATGCTATTGTGAACACATTTATGTTAACTGCAGGAGTCGATGCTGTTGCTACTAATGTTACTTCTGAATCTAGTGTGGTAGAAATTGGTGAATCATCGCCATTGAATGGAAATGATCGAGAAGAAAGTTTTGGAGTAGTGGGTTATAGTGTTCAAGGAGTTTCCATAACACGTTCCTCTAGCCCCAATGTATTTGCTAGGATACAGACGTTAATCAATATGCCAGACTCTGATGTTCAAGCTGAAGAGATAGCCTTGCCTCCTCAAAACTTCCTTGATAGAGCTGCAGAAGTTGTTACTAATATCATGAGAGTTTCCGATGCGGCATCTATTTTATGGATTTTCCCTATAGTTGATAACAACCTTAATGGTGCTTTATTAGCTGTAAGTATCCTCTTTTTTGGTATTGATGGCATTTGTAGTGTGTTTTTAATGCTAACAAATCCTCGTGCTAGAAGAGAAAGGTACCGAAACATGCGTATAGCAGCTTTGTGTTTTCGTGCTTTTGGCCCTGTTGTAAACCTATACGATGTCATAAATAATATTCGTATGGCAGCACGTTCCACTATTACACAATGTACGGTAGCTTTATATGGTTTAGTGACATTCTTTGGGTGGACTATGCTCGGTAGAGATCTGTTAGAATATACCGCTCCGGGACTCCGTGATGTCTTATTTAACCGATGCTTGAGATGGTTTGGAAATAATGGAGATCAAAATAATGAACAAACAGAATCCCAAAATAGAGGAAGAGTGAGGGTTCGTCGTCAGAATGTTGATAGCCACTATAGAGTTATTGGAATTGTGAACACGACTGTGTTTGGAATTTTTCTGACTTTTTTATCAGCAATGACAACATTGGGAGGTTTAGAAGTTGCTCCCTCATGTCGGTATAATGCAACAACAAATACAACCATCGATATTATTCCAACTGGTAATGTGAGCTTCATTGAAGGATTCTCCAATGGCCGAGCTTATGCAGTTAGCCAAGCTACGCATATGGTATTTAGTTTTCTCGCCATGATGATCTATGCTATGTCATTAATTCGAATGTTAAGATCTAATAACCGATAA
- the yajC gene encoding preprotein translocase subunit YajC, translated as MLSRLFMCFLFLLSSSSLLADEDGTQVKSTFAQPAVMLGIAILFFYFILWRPEQKRRKAMEKRKNELAKGDKVTAMGILGTIDEIREHTVILNITSGKIEMLKAAISEILKPDGTKA; from the coding sequence ATGTTATCTCGTTTATTCATGTGTTTTTTATTTCTATTGAGTTCGTCATCTCTCCTTGCCGATGAAGATGGTACTCAAGTAAAAAGTACTTTTGCTCAACCCGCTGTAATGCTAGGCATTGCCATTTTGTTCTTTTACTTCATTTTATGGCGTCCTGAACAAAAACGCAGAAAAGCTATGGAAAAACGCAAAAATGAACTTGCGAAAGGCGATAAAGTTACTGCTATGGGGATTCTAGGAACTATTGACGAAATCCGAGAGCATACTGTGATTCTTAATATTACCTCTGGGAAAATCGAAATGCTAAAAGCAGCAATTTCTGAAATTCTGAAGCCCGATGGAACTAAAGCATAA